The genomic DNA gcattcttactttacagcattttttcacacctgcctaaaacttttgcacagtactgtatatatatatatttttttttaacacagcagggaggaggttaatcctccctgccgaaaaaaattaaaataactaaacaaatacaagttattttaatttttttttcggcagggaggattaaccccctccccgCTGTGTTACAATATCTATCAACGCATATTTTTTGTAGCTGTTGACAGTATATGCAAtaggtagaactttttttttttttttttatggtcgaCAAGCCTACAACTTTTAATACACTGCAGTTGGTATCAGACGgctgaatgaaaataatattaataatgcatctccacttaaatattttttatttcaattttcagtAGCTTACCCACGttattctgcttatttatttgttttgtttctgttgccatgaaaacgatctgttgactgacaggtttgaaagttgtactcacatgatccctttgtcTGTGTTAAAGGGTTATGACAGTTTATACTGGCATATACTGcacaatttcgtgctgtgtgaatgggtattttaaatattttttttaatgtctctgaGATGGcattttgtgtgtgaaagtggtattagtagtagtagtagtaagcCAGTCGCAAGTTTTTCTTTtatcttgtttgaatgtaaatCAATGCATTAACTGGCAGATTACATCACTATTGACACTTCATAACAAATTAAAAAGGCAAGTAATACCCCAAAGACAAATCAATGtgaatgtttttccttttttcttggaAACCAAATAAATCAGAAAGGAGGAGGGCTGTACAAATACTTACTTATTATCCCTGAAGATATCCATAAGGAAATGGCGATCAATGCTGGGAAATGTATCAAAAAGCTGTTTCTCTTTTAGCATGGCGGCACCATCTTTTCTACCCAGCACAGGATTCACTTTAGCCTAAAATAGTACAGAAatatcattacattttaaataaccttttttttgtttgttttttttaaaaacaagtgcTTAAAATTCTGCAATTATTTTTTCATCGTAGTCTGTGAAACATCATGAAACTCTTTTAAACACGTACACATTAGTCAAGTAAAACATGTCCTTACCTTCTTGTACTGCTCCTGCAAGGCCATCTCCTCTGACATAATGGCCTTGAGTGAGACATGGGGTGCCTGAGCACTCCAGTGATCCATAAACGGCATCCCCTCCGACGACTCCCACTGGCCAAAAGCTCCCTCAGCCCCAGGGACAGAAGTCCCACCCCAGCTGCCTTTCAGTCTGTCAAGCTGGTAATCATTTGATAACAAGGGGTCTGTGGGGGGGGGGAAGCACCACAAACATTTTTCTGTTGCGATTTTACAATACATTCTACAGATATACAGCATGAACAGGAATACCTAACATTGATCGAAATTGCAAATAATGACTGAGACTTGTTAAAAGCAAATGAATAATCCTCACGCCACAGTACAAGAGCAAGAGTTTGAAACATCAAATAAATCACCAGCAGGAAAAGGTAACGTTTGTTTTTTGCCATGTTCAAATCACATTCTCACTCATATCTCATCCCTTGTGAAATATGAAATGTTCAACCAATGCCTTGCCAACACTGGTGCAAAACTAATTCATACAAACACTTTAGCCTTATATACAATACTTTGTGCTCAGCACGTTGTAATTAGCTTGTTTTATGTACAATactgcaaaaccttttttttttttttttataacattaaaacaaacatgaGCTCATGTTAGAGGCTGGTACGCTATCtccttattatttatattaaatctcAATGTGGACCATATCAATTCTGACACTCTGAGTACGAGaactgcccaattatttttatttgagccCGATTACCAATACATCttatattttaatatgaaaaacaaatacataaacgcACTTACTTTCTTGAAGTAGCTGGTAAGACAGAACCTCTTGTTTTTGACGCtcctgggaaaaaaataaaaagttaccaaAATTGagaggcaaaaaataaataccttgATATTGGACAGAAAAAATGAATGCTGCTAAATGTTTACTAGTTTTGGCAATGTTGAAGGCAAATACTATTTGgatctgattttattattttttgtttgcctaactttattaaatcaatttaattTGTTCTTGCTTCCCCATACAAACACCACAATTCTACCAACTTGTATGGCTTCCTTCCACTTCTGGTGTATGAGTTTAGCAAGATTCAGGTCTATCTGGACAACACAATCTTCTAGCGACAAAGtaccttaacaaaaaaaaaaaaaaaaaaaaaaaaaaaaaaaaagcagcagaagATTAAGGTCAGCACACAAAATTGTACAAGACAATACATCTATACAGTCGTCTCTGCATATAGGAGCACTGCCTAAAACAGGCGTGGGCAGCCCTGGTCCTGCAGGGCCTCTGTCTCCCCTGACTTTTGTTACAAACTGtgtcctaaattatttaattggaccaattattggtctaattaagtaatttagggcacagttggaacaaaaaccaggaaggacaccggccctccaggaacatGGGTTCCCACCCCTGTCCTAAAAGAACACTTTTTAGGGCAGTGGCTCTCAACTCTAagcctggggacccactgtcctgctggtttttgttccaaccgagctctcaattacttaattgaaactttaattgaacaaataagttgcttaatttgactttttaaaattgattagcttacaaaatgtttaaaataagcaaaaagctctgattagttccattaagggttcaaataagtaattgagagcttggttggaaaaAAAACCACCAGGACAGTGGGTCCCCTGACCACTGGTttagggaacaaccttgtggttAAATGGAATTTCCCGATGgtcatggtcctggagggctattccactcatggtctttgttccaaccttgttctaaattgtttaagtgAAGCAATTAAACCTCCATACAGACCCTAAAGTGGTCAATTGTCTCATTTcacctgtaaaacctggagtggaatggaacATGAACTTcatttaaaagaacacctttttggcacagaTAGCAATTCATTGCTAACCAATTCAAAAcaggtacagtactgttttgtaaccggATAACTcactcaaattcaaatggtttattacTTTCATGACGACTCGTCATCATGAAAGTAATGTAGAACTGCTGCTGCATTTTCTAACGTGTGCTGCTGTGTTAACAACCATTGTGTTAATTCATTCTAGTAGGCATAATTACTCTTAGacctgctgctgcatttttacagaatgtaggggtgttttgttaatttagtttgccAGTTAGTTTATCAATGTTAATTTGTCAGTTTATTAGCATACGCTTACCTATTACTtttcttacttattctgttaatgTCATATGCTGaagcacgtgcgtcatgacataagtaatacacatttgtatttattgattcatattgagccttggcatattgtgtccagtggtcaactctgtcttagagaacgcttcacttgcttcccgaggggtgttctcttagccagagacaaTTGGATTATAAAAACTTGGGAACACCCAAGAAAAATTCCAATCAAAAAGGCTTGGACACaggaaacaaaatgtaaaatgggTATAAAAGCATGCAATTTGTAGCAAATTGACATCTCTTACCTGGATCAATTCCAACTGGTCCAAAGAGATCGCTGAGTTGAAAAGCCAGTTCTGGAGGTAAACACAGCTCTAAGGATTGGATATTCAAGGATCCTAAAGACTTCTGGCTTGGCTGTTTCGTTGGGCTTTCATCTTTCGGCATTTGTGCAGGTCTTGAAGACAATGTTGAGCTGGCCCGATTCTCTGTGGGGTGCTCCACTACCTCCGTGCTTTCCCCTTCACTTTCTCCAGATGGGCACTCCAATAACAATGACGGGTCCAGACTGCCTGGCCCCTCTCTGGTTTCTGCCATGTCTGAAAGTGCACACTGTGCTTCTGCCTCCAATCTGTCCTTTAATGTTGTGTCTTCGCCGATGATTTGTTTAGACTGCTCAGGCATCAGTTTATTTGTACCGGCCTCCATGGCTGTCCGACAGTCAGAATTCCCTCCCTCTACAGTCAGTTGTGTTGTGCAGTCCTCAAGTCCAACGGAAAAGTCGGTTTTAACAGAACCGCCATCATCAGGTTTCTCAATCCCAACTGCTGGCTGACCTTCTGATAGGACCTCATGGTCATCAAGATTATCTGCCGAACTGGCAGAATGCTCATCTAAAATGTTTATGTTTGAGGACTCCTGGTTAAGAGCGTCCAGAGGTATGTGGGAAACACCTGTGGGTAATTCAACAGTTTCTGTACTTTCCAGACCTGTGCATACAAGCTCATCCTCTTTGTACAGCTGCTCACCGGAATCCAATAACAGATTTGTAGTCCACTCCATATCCTGATTGCATTTTTCATACAAGTCTTGTAATATATCGAAAGAAACAGATTTAAAGTGCTCACTCAGGATCTGTAGATTATTATGTTTGTCATCTGTATCAAATTCAGTTTCTTCTACCTGTGTGCCTTTATCGTGGTCGACTCTATATGGAACTTGCTGAAGCTCAGGTAATACTGTGGAGTCCAAACACTTGGGTTCAAAGTTATTTGCATTCCCAAGAAGTACTTTTACTCCAGATGCATCCATTTTTTGGTTCTCCACCCTCCACAGAAATGCAAAATCTTCAGAAGTGGCCTGTGTTGAAACAAGCGACACCGATTTTGTTACAGTGTCAGGGATAACTTCAAACTGGGGAGTTTTAAGAGATTCATCAAACTGGGGAGTTTTAGGAGATTCATCAAAGGATTTCAGGGAGGGGGGACTGTTGTTTGTAAAAGTAAGGGCCAATTTACACTGCTTGCCTGATCTTCTAATGTGCTTAAACTTTTTGTCTCGACTATGCGGAGGTATACATCTATCTGTGTCTTTTACCACAGACTGATTTGTGCATGTGATCTGTGACTCACTCTGATCTAAAGAGCTTTCCACCCCCCCTACAGAATCATAGCTTTTGTTTGGATCACTTTCACTGATATCAACAACTGTTGTATTTTCCTTGACTACCActagttcttttttttcttctatactTGGGTGCTCTTCAACATTTTGGATTCTCAGTCTCTGCTGACGTTCCCTTGATGAAGCAGTAGTAGGCCAATCTTCGACAAAGTTTAACAGCTCAGGTCTACAATCCTCCAAGCTGACACTTGTTTCAGAAGACCTACACGGTTCTTCAGTGTCCACATTGCTTTCCAGGTTGAATTTCTCAAGATCTGAACATAATGCAGTTGGTGCTTCACATTTCTCACTATTGGATGCATCTTGTAGAAGGTCTAGAAGTTTCTTGAGTTCTATCCCCATCCTATCTTTTCCATCTTTTCTTTTATCTACATGGCTTTCAGTTTCTTCCCAGGCGCACTGTGATGCCTGTGACCCCCTTGACCTTTGGTTTCTTTGCCCCAGTATCTGTTGTGTAGGCCAGTCTCCAACAAAGCTAAGTAACTCTGGCCTTGTAAAGTTATTCCCAACGCACGCATTGTCATCTTCAGGATTACTCTGATCTGACTTCACAAGAGTTTCATGTGTCTTTAAATCACTTTGGTGATCTTTGTCTTGATTCCCTCGCCTCTGCCGCCTAACTCTCTGGCCGATAGATTCACAGAAAGCTACTGGGACCTCCCTTGCAGCAAATCCCCCTGTGTTGTAAGATAGGTCCTCATTATTTTTACTGTCTATTCCTTTACTACTGACTTCATTCTCTAAATATAATGCTACATCAGAAGAACCTTTGTCTTTTAATTCATCTTCTACAGTTGGGTATTTTGATTGGCCTTCTACCCGTATACTGTCATTACTTAAATAATGAGTATTAGAGCTGCTCCTATATGTGGTATCATCTGTATTGATATTTTCTTTCACTGATGACACATCAGGTAATGATTTCACTTTGAAGTCACTGTTGGCTGGCTGCTGTTTGAAGTGCGGTTCTTCAACAACATCGGGTTTCATTAATGTGTTGCTACCTCTGTATTACAGGAGAGACAGAAGACAGAGTTGTTTAAACATATACTCTTTCTATCGTGCCATCTGAGTACTAACAGAGATACTCCTTGTGTGAGAAAATACTCTGCAAACATAACACCTGTACATACTAGCCATCACAATTAAACTGCCCCATGGTGCCAGTCAGACCCTGTAACCCTGACACAATACTAGTGTAAGTATTCTTCAACCTATACCCTGCTGGTATAAACAGCATTTTTAAGCACCACAGATAGGTGCTGTAAAATGTTATAATACAATCTACCAATGGCTTATCCTGGCATGGTATAGGTTAATCAAACCAGCTCTCAAGCACGGTTAACAAATTACAGTAAGAATGTACAATCATCCCATTTACAGGCAGTAACAATTACTGCAATGGACACCCTCGATaagtatgtttatttaaaaaaaatgagccTCTGCTGCTAAAACTATTTcaatataaattaaacaaaacagttcaCTTACTCATCTTGTCCTTCCTGTTCTTGTGAAGGCTGCACATCTTTTCTCTGTTCAGTTGCCTTAGGATTTGTAGAACCCATTATATTTTGCACAGTAACATAACGTTGGTACTGCTCCAACATTCTTTTGATCTTTTCCTTAGGAACGCCATGCTTAGTGTGTCTAGAAAAAGAAACAATTATAACAGGGTTTGACTCGGCAGCACTGTGGAAAGATTAAATGAACAAACTGACCAATTCTCTGCCTGTTCTGTGATAAGATATCCCCCTCTAAAAGTAAAAAGAATATTTTGAGAAATGTTTGCCATCCTTTTGAAGCCATGACAAACCCCACTCCCAATCTCATGATACAAGATACAGGTATAATTCAATTACATCAGCCTGATGACTGGAACCACCTGCAAAAGCTTTACCTTTCCAGCTCCCGTGGTTTGTATTTCCACCATGTGTCTGGCTCACGAAACATCACCTTGTAGTTATACTGGAGGGCCTGCAAAACAGACAGCATATATCCTTCACTTTTGCTGCATTTAAATCTTTaaggaccgtttttgatgaaactggctgctcgcgccccaggctgaaatttgcagtcaattgatctgcagttgttcGCCTGTTTTCCCTTGCACTtagaattaatgcacagatatcatgatcctggagtatgcacttctgcccactgttgccctttgctgatgatgtctttccttcggagttccatgccgacatcaccttagacaccgttgcttgtgaaacatcagcaagttgagttGTCTAGGTCACTGACGCTCCTGCCAAatacgccccaacaatcacccctctttcaaagtcactgaggtctccttttgcagccatgctagccataattataggcaaccaggcctgtccagcatttttatacatgaccctgagcatgctgggatgttatttgcttaattaatgcatgagctacacctgtgtggaagcccttgctttcaatatacttggtgtccctcatttacccaggtgtttccatttttttgttcactacctgtgtgtatatgtatgtatgagatatatatatacacacacacacacacacacacacatagtataTGAATTGGATTTAAAGTTACAGTCCATGTATTTCTTCAAGCACTCAAGTAAAACTTTATGTTATGTACAAAGCAAGAAATCATTATGGGATGCATTTCTGTAATTCAATGTAATTTTGTAATAGAGCCTTGACGCTATTTGTATCTGCCTACAATATTTTCTAATTTATAATTATAGCCCCTAGTTTTGCATTGCTTGCCTTTTAACTCCTGCTGCAACACATTACAGGCAAAACCTTCAACACTTCCTTACTGGCAtccattttgttttactttttt from Acipenser ruthenus chromosome 2, fAciRut3.2 maternal haplotype, whole genome shotgun sequence includes the following:
- the n4bp2 gene encoding NEDD4-binding protein 2 isoform X1 — its product is MPRKKKSAAQSPARTPGNSSDCSTSTGNDLALPSRETDDNNMVSSNFHTSRSGKEGIVNSMLEMFSHLDSEVIYMVLSECDFKAEVAMDILLELSNAAEGAVVPAPLSGFESAAALLGQSKHDGSGAESRRKQNPPTKGSVFVSGNQTKSPDSFGTHLTEDFDSLIEYEFETICKKPHHSDLPSSASSSSNELPELIKSSLCNYSTDDQHISTEEQPADNTQHHGNLNLAVLAGQIPSQPDQASSGGSMLTDFSYLVKEVESDKPPLSFSNDVTSVAFKGSKYNSNPFSMKSKTVSRDADNNRAFGGFPFTDTPHHEHRINGNSGTNEQINFKLPNTDNNIQTALGNGNDCNIWPSEIHLPGPHMFITPVAMSPVWRSGLNLRPSGRAAPHLNSGAFTPASWGGQHGTQPVSSPMRPPLQGSAKRTVLVGKVLVLLRGAPGSGKSTLARNLLEQNPTGVILSTDDYFLCDGHYQYDRSALGEAHEWTQKRAKETFRKGLSPVIIDNTNIQGWEMKPYVALALQYNYKVMFREPDTWWKYKPRELERHTKHGVPKEKIKRMLEQYQRYVTVQNIMGSTNPKATEQRKDVQPSQEQEGQDEGSNTLMKPDVVEEPHFKQQPANSDFKVKSLPDVSSVKENINTDDTTYRSSSNTHYLSNDSIRVEGQSKYPTVEDELKDKGSSDVALYLENEVSSKGIDSKNNEDLSYNTGGFAAREVPVAFCESIGQRVRRQRRGNQDKDHQSDLKTHETLVKSDQSNPEDDNACVGNNFTRPELLSFVGDWPTQQILGQRNQRSRGSQASQCAWEETESHVDKRKDGKDRMGIELKKLLDLLQDASNSEKCEAPTALCSDLEKFNLESNVDTEEPCRSSETSVSLEDCRPELLNFVEDWPTTASSRERQQRLRIQNVEEHPSIEEKKELVVVKENTTVVDISESDPNKSYDSVGGVESSLDQSESQITCTNQSVVKDTDRCIPPHSRDKKFKHIRRSGKQCKLALTFTNNSPPSLKSFDESPKTPQFDESLKTPQFEVIPDTVTKSVSLVSTQATSEDFAFLWRVENQKMDASGVKVLLGNANNFEPKCLDSTVLPELQQVPYRVDHDKGTQVEETEFDTDDKHNNLQILSEHFKSVSFDILQDLYEKCNQDMEWTTNLLLDSGEQLYKEDELVCTGLESTETVELPTGVSHIPLDALNQESSNINILDEHSASSADNLDDHEVLSEGQPAVGIEKPDDGGSVKTDFSVGLEDCTTQLTVEGGNSDCRTAMEAGTNKLMPEQSKQIIGEDTTLKDRLEAEAQCALSDMAETREGPGSLDPSLLLECPSGESEGESTEVVEHPTENRASSTLSSRPAQMPKDESPTKQPSQKSLGSLNIQSLELCLPPELAFQLSDLFGPVGIDPGTLSLEDCVVQIDLNLAKLIHQKWKEAIQERQKQEVLSYQLLQENPLLSNDYQLDRLKGSWGGTSVPGAEGAFGQWESSEGMPFMDHWSAQAPHVSLKAIMSEEMALQEQYKKAKVNPVLGRKDGAAMLKEKQLFDTFPSIDRHFLMDIFRDNNYSLEQTEQFLKSLLDEGPVKTVVAQGSVHRSETPCPQKERKRAKEAEAAAVDSLFQDTEDPDYDDYRTEALIQRRSQQECFSKAAEAYRKGMKEVATYYAQQGHLHGQQMKEANHRAAVRIFERVNASLLPQNVLDLHGLHVDEAIHHLKRVLQEKAAECQQSGGKPHLSVITGRGNHSQGGVARIKPAVMDYLTSHGFRFTEPKPGLVHIMLR
- the n4bp2 gene encoding NEDD4-binding protein 2 isoform X3, producing MPRKKKSAAQSPARTPGNSSDCSTSTGNDLALPSRETDDNNMVSSNFHTSRSGKEGIVNSMLEMFSHLDSEVIYMVLSECDFKAEVAMDILLELSNAAEGAVVPAPLSGFESAAALLGQSKHDGSGAESRRKQNPPTKGSVFVSGNQTKSPDSFGTHLTEDFDSLIEYEFETICKKPHHSDLPSSASSSSNELPELIKSSLCNYSTDDQHISTEEQPADNTQHHGNLNLAVLAGQIPSQPDQASSGGSMLTDFSYLVKEVESDKPPLSFSNDVTSVAFKGSKYNSNPFSMKSKTVSRDADNNRAFGGFPFTDTPHHEHRINGNSGTNEQINFKLPNTDNNIQTALGNGNDCNIWPSEIHLPGPHMFITPVAMSPVWRSGLNLRPSGRAAPHLNSGAFTPASWGGQHGTQPVSSPMRPPLQGSAKRTVLVGKVLVLLRGAPGSGKSTLARNLLEQNPTGVILSTDDYFLCDGHYQYDRSALGEAHEWTQKRAKETFRKGLSPVIIDNTNIQGWEMKPYVALALQYNYKVMFREPDTWWKYKPRELERHTKHGVPKEKIKRMLEQYQRYVTVQNIMGSTNPKATEQRKDVQPSQEQEGQDEGSNTLMKPDVVEEPHFKQQPANSDFKVKSLPDVSSVKENINTDDTTYRSSSNTHYLSNDSIRVEGQSKYPTVEDELKDKGSSDVALYLENEVSSKGIDSKNNEDLSYNTGGFAAREVPVAFCESIGQRVRRQRRGNQDKDHQSDLKTHETLVKSDQSNPEDDNACVGNNFTRPELLSFVGDWPTQQILGQRNQRSRGSQASQCAWEETESHVDKRKDGKDRMGIELKKLLDLLQDASNSEKCEAPTALCSDLEKFNLESNVDTEEPCRSSETSVSLEDCRPELLNFVEDWPTTASSRERQQRLRIQNVEEHPSIEEKKELVVVKENTTVVDISESDPNKSYDSVGGVESSLDQSESQITCTNQSVVKDTDRCIPPHSRDKKFKHIRRSGKQCKLALTFTNNSPPSLKSFDESPKTPQFDESLKTPQFEVIPDTVTKSVSLVSTQATSEDFAFLWRVENQKMDASGVKVLLGNANNFEPKCLDSTVLPELQQVPYRVDHDKGTQVEETEFDTDDKHNNLQILSEHFKSVSFDILQDLYEKCNQDMEWTTNLLLDSGEQLYKEDELVCTGLESTETVELPTGVSHIPLDALNQESSNINILDEHSASSADNLDDHEVLSEGQPAVGIEKPDDGGSVKTDFSVGLEDCTTQLTVEGGNSDCRTAMEAGTNKLMPEQSKQIIGEDTTLKDRLEAEAQCALSDMAETREGPGSLDPSLLLECPSGESEGESTEVVEHPTENRASSTLSSRPAQMPKDESPTKQPSQKSLGSLNIQSLELCLPPELAFQLSDLFGPVGIDPGASKTRGSVLPATSRKPLVIK
- the n4bp2 gene encoding NEDD4-binding protein 2 isoform X2, producing MPRKKKSAAQSPARTPGNSSDCSTSTGNDLALPSRETDDNNMVSSNFHTSRSGKEGIVNSMLEMFSHLDSEVIYMVLSECDFKAEVAMDILLELSNAAEGAVVPAPLSGFESAAALLGQSKHDGSGAESRRKQNPPTKGSVFVSGNQTKSPDSFGTHLTEDFDSLIEYEFETICKKPHHSDLPSSASSSSNELPELIKSSLCNYSTDDQHISTEEQPADNTQHHGNLNLAVLAGQIPSQPDQASSGGSMLTDFSYLVKEVESDKPPLSFSNDVTSVAFKGSKYNSNPFSMKSKTVSRDADNNRAFGGFPFTDTPHHEHRINGNSGTNEQINFKLPNTDNNIQTALGNGNDCNIWPSEIHLPGPHMFITPVAMSPVWRSGLNLRPSGRAAPHLNSGAFTPASWGGQHGTQPVSSPMRPPLQGSAKRTVLVGKVLVLLRGAPGSGKSTLARNLLEQNPTGVILSTDDYFLCDGHYQYDRSALGEAHEWTQKRAKETFRKGLSPVIIDNTNIQGWEMKPYVALALQYNYKVMFREPDTWWKYKPRELERHTKHGVPKEKIKRMLEQYQRYVTVQNIMGSTNPKATEQRKDVQPSQEQEGQDEGSNTLMKPDVVEEPHFKQQPANSDFKVKSLPDVSSVKENINTDDTTYRSSSNTHYLSNDSIRVEGQSKYPTVEDELKDKGSSDVALYLENEVSSKGIDSKNNEDLSYNTGGFAAREVPVAFCESIGQRVRRQRRGNQDKDHQSDLKTHETLVKSDQSNPEDDNACVGNNFTRPELLSFVGDWPTQQILGQRNQRSRGSQASQCAWEETESHVDKRKDGKDRMGIELKKLLDLLQDASNSEKCEAPTALCSDLEKFNLESNVDTEEPCRSSETSVSLEDCRPELLNFVEDWPTTASSRERQQRLRIQNVEEHPSIEEKKELVVVKENTTVVDISESDPNKSYDSVGGVESSLDQSESQITCTNQSVVKDTDRCIPPHSRDKKFKHIRRSGKQCKLALTFTNNSPPSLKSFDESPKTPQFDESLKTPQFEVIPDTVTKSVSLVSTQATSEDFAFLWRVENQKMDASGVKVLLGNANNFEPKCLDSTVLPELQQVPYRVDHDKGTQVEETEFDTDDKHNNLQILSEHFKSVSFDILQDLYEKCNQDMEWTTNLLLDSGEQLYKEDELVCTGLESTETVELPTGVSHIPLDALNQESSNINILDEHSASSADNLDDHEVLSEGQPAVGIEKPDDGGSVKTDFSVGLEDCTTQLTVEGGNSDCRTAMEAGTNKLMPEQSKQIIGEDTTLKDRLEAEAQCALSDMAETREGPGSLDPSLLLECPSGESEGESTEVVEHPTENRASSTLSSRPAQMPKDESPTKQPSQKSLGSLNIQSLELCLPPELAFQLSDLFGPVGIDPGTLSLEDCVVQIDLNLAKLIHQKWKEAIQERQKQEVLSYQLLQENPLLSNDYQLDRLKGSWGGTSVPGAEGAFGQWESSEGMPFMDHWSAQAPHVSLKAIMSEEMALQEQYKKAKVNPVLGRKDGAAMLKEKQLFDTFPSIDRHFLMDIFRDNNYSLEQTEQFLKSLLDEGPVKTVVAQGSVHRSETPCPQKERRAKEAEAAAVDSLFQDTEDPDYDDYRTEALIQRRSQQECFSKAAEAYRKGMKEVATYYAQQGHLHGQQMKEANHRAAVRIFERVNASLLPQNVLDLHGLHVDEAIHHLKRVLQEKAAECQQSGGKPHLSVITGRGNHSQGGVARIKPAVMDYLTSHGFRFTEPKPGLVHIMLR